From the Anas platyrhynchos isolate ZD024472 breed Pekin duck chromosome 27, IASCAAS_PekinDuck_T2T, whole genome shotgun sequence genome, one window contains:
- the GPR61 gene encoding G-protein coupled receptor 61, which translates to MEPSLPAPWAWNGSRAARALQPSPGPMPPNSTADGKPKDVASKSVGLFFMLLIDLTAIVGNAAVMTVIVKTPALRKFVFVFHLCLVDFLAALTLMPLEMLSGSSIFDSPVFGEAMCRVYLFLSVCFISMCILSISTINVERYYYVVHPMRYEVRMTVGLVACVLVGVWLKAVATSLVPVLGWLSPDRPPAPAGRGCSLQWSRGPYCKFFVVFFAAFYFLLPLLIIVVVYCSMFKVARVAAMHHGPLPTWMETPRRRSESLSSRSTMVTTSGAPRTTPQRTFGGGKAAAILLAVGGQFLFCWLPYFSFHLYTALSAQPLAGPAAETVVTWLGYFCFTSNPFFYGCLNRQIRGELGRLLTCFFKQPPEEDLRLPSREGSIEENFLQFLQGTGCPAEPRPRLDTPSPKRDQPPVDFRIPGQVGEDGAEGPERRGADGTHAAAPVPVPPGL; encoded by the coding sequence ATGGagccctccctgcccgccccctGGGCCTGGAACGGCTCTAGGGCGGCGCGGGCGCTGCAGCCCTCCCCGGGCCCCATGCCCCCCAACAGCACGGCCGACGGCAAGCCCAAGGACGTGGCCTCCAAGTCGGTGGGGCTCTTCTTCATGCTGCTCATCGACCTGACGGCCATCGTGGGCAACGCCGCCGTCATGACCGTCATCGTGAAGACGCCGGCGCTGCGCAAGTTCGTCTTCGTCTTCCACCTCTGCCTGGTGGACTTCCTGGCCGCCCTCACCCTCATGCCGCTGGAGATGCTCTCCGGCTCGTCCATCTTTGACAGCCCGGTTTTCGGCGAGGCCATGTGCCGCGTCTACCTGTTCCTCAGCGTCTGCTTCATCAGCATGTGCATCCTCTCCATCTCCACCATCAACGTGGAGCGCTACTACTACGTGGTGCACCCCATGCGCTACGAGGTGCGGATGACGGTGGGGCTGGTGGCCTGCGTGCTGGTCGGCGTCTGGCTCAAAGCCGTGGCCACCTCCCTCGTGCCCGTgctgggctggctgtccccCGACCGCCCGCCGGCGCCCGCCGGCCGCGGCTGCTCCTTGCAATGGAGCCGCGGCCCCTACTGCAAGTTCTTCGTGGTCTTCTTCGCAGCCTTCTActtcctcctgcccctcctCATCATCGTGGTGGTCTACTGCAGCATGTTCAAGGTGGCGCGGGTGGCAGCCATGCACCACGGTCCCCTGCCCACCTGGATGGAGACGCCGCGGCGGCGCTCCGAGTCGCTCAGCAGCCGCTCCACCATGGTGACCACCTCGGGGGCCCCCCGCACCACCCCGCAGAGGACGTTCGGGGGGGGCAAAGCAGCCGCcatcctgctggccgtgggggGCCAGTTCCTCTTCTGCTGGCTGCCCTACTTCTCCTTTCACCTCTACACGGCCCTGAGCGCCCAGCCCTTGGCGGGGCCAGCGGCCGAGACCGTGGTCACCTGGCTCGGCTACTTCTGCTTTACCTCCAACCCCTTCTTCTACGGGTGCCTCAACCGGCAGATCCGCGGCGAGCTGGGCCGGCTCCTCACCTGCTTCTTCAAGCAGCCGCCCGAGGAGGACCTGCGGCTGCCCAGCCGCGAGGGCTCCATCGAGGAGAACTTCCTGCAGTTCCTGCAGGGCACCGGCTGCCCCGccgagccccggccccgcctcgacacccccagccccaagcGGGACCAGCCCCCCGTTGACTTCCGCATCCCGGGACAGGTCGGCGAGGACGGGGCCGAGGGGCCGGAGCGGCGCGGTGCTGACGGGACCCACGCGGCCgcccccgtccccgtccccccgggGCTGTAG